One window from the genome of Treponema sp. OMZ 838 encodes:
- a CDS encoding ATP-binding protein, giving the protein MNEAERKVPKRIAQTVLQSLKGGVVPRIGLPYITVGRKNEIQALLHDVDIISEGGASFRFIVGRYGAGKSFLLQAIRNYVMDRGFIVADADLSPERRLQGTRGQGLATYRELIGNLSTKTKPEGGALTLILERWISSVQSEALQESGLQPGDPALTERVDQKIYAVTASVSELVHGFEFAQLLSAYYHAYLKSDDETKAKVVRWFRGEYALKREAKEELGVNIIITDDDWYEYLKLFATFFRLAGYSGMMIMIDELVNIYKVPNSITRQYNYEKLLTMYNDTLQGKAKYLGIIMGATPQAIEDKRRGVYSYEALRSRLAEGKFSKPGARDLLAPVIRLDPITAEEMLILCEKLAAMHAGLYGYEQKITTDDLAAFIRIEYERIGADVHITPREVIRDFIELLDILYQNPEMSIIELLNSDTFSYAKSDAVSDTTDENYAEFTI; this is encoded by the coding sequence ATGAACGAAGCTGAAAGAAAAGTTCCTAAGCGGATTGCGCAGACAGTATTGCAGTCTTTAAAAGGCGGTGTTGTTCCGAGAATTGGACTGCCTTATATCACCGTCGGAAGAAAAAATGAAATCCAAGCCTTGCTGCATGATGTTGATATTATCTCCGAAGGCGGCGCTTCGTTCCGCTTTATTGTCGGGCGGTATGGCGCGGGGAAGAGTTTTTTACTGCAAGCTATCCGAAATTATGTGATGGATCGCGGGTTCATTGTTGCGGATGCAGACCTGTCTCCGGAACGGAGGCTGCAAGGAACGCGGGGACAGGGGCTTGCAACTTATCGCGAGCTGATCGGGAATCTTTCCACAAAGACAAAACCGGAGGGCGGTGCACTCACGCTGATATTGGAGCGGTGGATCAGCAGCGTGCAAAGTGAAGCCTTGCAAGAAAGCGGGCTTCAACCCGGAGACCCGGCACTGACTGAGCGTGTCGATCAAAAGATTTACGCGGTAACCGCTTCGGTGAGCGAGCTGGTACACGGTTTTGAGTTTGCTCAATTACTTTCAGCCTATTATCATGCGTACCTCAAGAGCGATGATGAAACGAAAGCAAAAGTAGTGCGGTGGTTCCGGGGCGAATATGCCCTCAAGCGTGAAGCAAAGGAAGAACTCGGTGTCAATATCATTATTACGGATGATGACTGGTACGAGTATCTCAAGCTCTTTGCAACATTTTTCCGGCTGGCGGGCTATTCCGGCATGATGATTATGATCGACGAACTCGTCAATATTTATAAAGTTCCCAACTCCATCACGCGCCAGTACAATTACGAAAAACTCCTCACCATGTACAACGACACCTTACAGGGAAAGGCAAAATACCTCGGTATTATCATGGGGGCAACACCGCAGGCGATAGAGGATAAGCGGCGCGGTGTGTACAGCTACGAGGCGCTCCGCTCCCGTCTTGCAGAGGGGAAGTTTTCTAAACCCGGTGCACGGGACTTACTTGCGCCGGTAATCCGGCTTGACCCGATTACTGCGGAAGAAATGCTGATCCTCTGTGAAAAGCTCGCTGCGATGCACGCCGGTCTCTACGGCTATGAGCAGAAAATCACCACGGACGACTTGGCAGCATTTATCAGAATTGAATATGAGCGGATCGGTGCCGATGTGCATATCACCCCGCGCGAAGTAATCCGGGATTTTATCGAGTTGCTGGATATTTTGTACCAAAATCCGGAAATGAGCATTATCGAGTTACTAAACTCCGATACATTTTCGTACGCAAAGTCTGATGCGGTATCGGACACTACCGATGAAAACTATGCCGAGTTTACGATTTAA
- a CDS encoding AAA domain-containing protein, which produces MPINQHLVDDIDCNPAKYELLFDGSANFKILNYLADCNKFESIPSLNNDFCLIENLDDNVLRSNSQEYRLSDTQYREIVDAFNKKLNIKQKKHQMEGQLCLNKLSLYTRKGLYVLAYREIFLNVEKHTLEISNEISFNKEFYMNADSDDGKIESIRRFLEPCELYLLKDFDKNLQKIENIIQEKISKEKIDDRPYFLYLQRNVKVNLEKEYESILTMYETGKVSIPIRAFFGELHSIEKNENDIPITLLNKKINLDQLLSIHNAMHSPVSYTQGPPGTGKTNTIINTIITAFFNNKTVLFSSYNNHPIDTVFQTLSSLQYKRHSGSIDTIPFPVLRLGSNEKVKEALNYIETLYQKCSNITIYSTTLERNKYDTIERTKKLSTLLKNHQETVELAERKDTLEAMLEKNTSMEMRLVLEGQQLNAIRKKLNEIPKVSDQDALNLLENDENEFLKYLYYISARYIQQLSEPEYDDLRLILKLEKEEERITAFNKYTSVDDNICKLQKIFPIIATTCISAHKIGSGKLCFDCTIIDEASQCNTALSLIPIIRGKTLMLVGDPQQLNPVITLDENINKALRTKYSIPDDYDYITNSIYKTFLANDSISEEILLHNHYRCNKKIIQFNNEKYYNNRLNIVSESTVSEPLVFYNVDSTRTNFKNTSEQEAEAIVHYIKNNPDKSIGIITPFRSQKEQIEFSIKEAGINPKKYSCGTVHAFQGDEKDVILFSLALTDTTNNKTYEWLKNNGELINVATSRAKDRLVIFSNNTVLNQLHRNAEKTKSDDIYELAEYVKAKGSYKITNCTNDSRALGTKPYKTETEDAFLETLNHALSIISLKNKKYCVETEVQASHIFKPGTVHRDYFFRCSFDFVIYKIGYRNKKEPILAIELNGREHYNNATIKDNDTKKKDICKEQGFTLIPVENSYARRYNYIKDILAGYFGQAPDSYK; this is translated from the coding sequence ATGCCGATAAATCAACATCTTGTTGACGATATTGATTGTAATCCTGCAAAGTATGAATTACTATTTGATGGCTCTGCAAACTTCAAAATTCTCAATTACCTTGCGGATTGCAATAAATTTGAAAGTATTCCGTCATTAAACAATGATTTTTGCCTCATAGAAAATTTAGATGACAATGTCCTCCGCAGTAATTCACAAGAATATCGCTTATCTGATACGCAGTATCGAGAAATTGTTGATGCGTTTAATAAAAAACTGAATATAAAGCAGAAAAAACATCAAATGGAGGGACAGCTGTGTCTAAATAAACTAAGCCTTTATACCCGGAAAGGGCTATATGTACTTGCGTATCGTGAAATATTTTTAAATGTCGAGAAACATACATTAGAAATATCAAACGAAATTTCTTTTAATAAAGAATTCTATATGAATGCCGATTCGGACGACGGTAAGATTGAAAGTATTCGTCGCTTTCTTGAACCATGTGAATTATATCTACTCAAAGATTTTGATAAAAACTTGCAAAAAATTGAAAACATTATTCAGGAAAAAATTTCAAAAGAAAAAATAGATGATCGTCCGTATTTTTTATATTTACAACGAAATGTCAAAGTCAATCTTGAAAAAGAATATGAATCGATTCTGACTATGTATGAAACCGGTAAGGTCTCCATTCCAATACGTGCATTCTTCGGAGAACTGCATAGTATTGAAAAAAATGAAAATGATATACCTATAACATTACTGAATAAAAAAATAAATCTTGATCAGCTGCTTTCCATACACAATGCAATGCATAGTCCTGTATCATATACGCAAGGACCGCCCGGAACGGGCAAAACCAATACAATAATAAACACTATTATCACCGCATTCTTTAACAATAAAACGGTTCTATTTTCTTCGTATAACAACCATCCAATCGATACTGTGTTTCAGACTTTAAGTTCACTGCAATATAAAAGACACTCCGGAAGTATCGATACTATACCATTTCCTGTTCTCCGCCTTGGCAGTAATGAGAAAGTCAAAGAAGCATTAAACTATATAGAAACGCTGTATCAAAAATGTTCAAACATTACAATATATAGTACAACACTTGAACGAAATAAATACGATACGATAGAGCGAACAAAAAAACTATCGACATTGTTAAAAAATCATCAAGAAACGGTAGAACTTGCCGAACGAAAAGATACACTTGAAGCAATGCTTGAAAAAAACACAAGTATGGAAATGCGGCTTGTTTTGGAAGGACAGCAGCTTAATGCAATCAGAAAGAAACTTAATGAAATCCCCAAGGTTTCCGATCAGGATGCTCTTAATCTTTTGGAAAATGATGAAAATGAATTTCTAAAATATCTTTATTATATATCAGCAAGATATATCCAACAGCTCTCAGAACCGGAGTATGATGATCTTCGTCTTATTTTAAAACTTGAAAAAGAGGAAGAGCGCATTACGGCTTTTAATAAATATACATCCGTCGATGATAATATTTGCAAACTGCAAAAGATTTTTCCGATTATTGCAACTACTTGTATTTCGGCGCATAAAATCGGCAGTGGCAAACTTTGTTTTGATTGTACTATAATTGATGAAGCCAGTCAGTGTAATACAGCTCTATCGCTTATCCCGATTATACGCGGTAAAACGCTTATGCTGGTTGGTGATCCGCAGCAGCTTAATCCGGTAATTACCTTGGATGAGAACATCAACAAAGCATTAAGAACAAAATACAGTATTCCTGACGATTACGATTATATTACAAATTCAATCTATAAAACTTTTTTAGCAAACGATTCAATCAGTGAAGAAATCTTACTTCATAATCATTATCGTTGTAATAAAAAAATCATCCAATTCAATAATGAAAAATATTATAACAACCGGTTAAATATAGTATCAGAGTCTACGGTTTCGGAACCATTGGTATTTTATAACGTTGATAGTACAAGAACTAATTTTAAAAATACTTCCGAACAAGAAGCGGAAGCGATTGTACATTATATAAAAAATAATCCTGATAAAAGTATCGGGATTATTACTCCGTTTAGAAGTCAAAAGGAACAGATAGAATTTTCAATAAAGGAAGCTGGTATCAATCCCAAAAAATACAGTTGCGGAACGGTTCATGCATTCCAAGGCGACGAAAAGGATGTTATTCTATTCTCACTCGCATTGACCGATACCACTAATAATAAAACTTACGAGTGGTTAAAAAATAATGGTGAGCTTATCAATGTTGCAACATCCCGTGCAAAAGATCGCCTTGTGATATTTTCAAATAATACTGTTCTTAATCAGCTGCACCGGAATGCAGAGAAGACAAAATCAGACGATATCTATGAACTTGCGGAATATGTAAAAGCAAAGGGCTCATACAAGATAACAAACTGTACAAATGATTCGCGAGCACTTGGTACAAAACCGTATAAAACGGAAACAGAAGACGCTTTTTTGGAAACATTGAACCATGCACTTTCAATTATTTCTTTAAAAAATAAAAAATACTGCGTCGAAACAGAAGTACAAGCTTCGCATATTTTTAAACCGGGGACGGTTCATCGGGACTATTTTTTTCGATGCAGTTTTGATTTTGTGATTTATAAAATCGGCTATAGAAATAAGAAAGAACCAATCCTTGCGATTGAATTAAACGGACGAGAGCATTATAATAATGCGACCATAAAAGATAATGACACGAAGAAAAAAGATATTTGCAAAGAGCAAGGATTTACCCTTATTCCTGTAGAAAATTCTTATGCTCGGCGGTACAACTATATCAAAGATATATTAGCCGGATATTTTGGTCAGGCGCCCGATTCATATAAGTAG
- a CDS encoding flavin reductase family protein, which translates to MQSHTKKELGVHPFLFPMPVLMIATYGEDGKVDVMNMAWGSICAENMVLMNLDEKHKTAANLKYKKAFTLSVADIPHIEEADFFGIASGNTMPDKFERSGLTAVKSAKVDAPIIQEFPLTLECKVVEIKNAVFGFYVVGEIVGVLADEAVLNEKGKVEPSKLNAFIFDQFQNGYYAIGEKVGQAWKSGVDLMKK; encoded by the coding sequence ATGCAGAGCCATACAAAAAAAGAGCTGGGAGTTCATCCGTTTTTATTCCCGATGCCCGTACTCATGATAGCGACTTACGGTGAGGATGGAAAAGTTGATGTAATGAATATGGCATGGGGCAGTATCTGTGCAGAAAATATGGTTTTGATGAATCTTGATGAAAAACATAAGACTGCGGCGAATCTCAAGTACAAAAAAGCGTTCACCCTCAGTGTTGCGGATATCCCTCATATCGAGGAAGCGGATTTCTTTGGTATTGCAAGCGGAAATACGATGCCGGATAAATTTGAACGCAGCGGCTTAACGGCGGTTAAGAGCGCCAAGGTGGACGCACCGATTATCCAAGAGTTTCCCCTTACGCTTGAGTGCAAAGTAGTAGAGATAAAAAATGCAGTGTTCGGCTTTTACGTTGTCGGGGAAATCGTCGGAGTTCTTGCAGATGAGGCTGTTTTAAACGAAAAGGGCAAAGTTGAACCGTCAAAGCTCAATGCATTCATTTTTGATCAATTCCAAAACGGCTATTATGCCATCGGAGAAAAAGTCGGCCAAGCATGGAAGTCAGGCGTAGATTTGATGAAAAAATAG
- a CDS encoding dicarboxylate/amino acid:cation symporter, whose product MKIWLKYFIGIVLGVTFALVAGAENTLFVQAVDFLSKAAIQFGRYALYPAVFFGFTLSIFELRENRSLLKVAIITSLIICGTALLLSCIGLISVLIHTPARIPIFVEGISDVQVLGVKESLLQLLPSSSFEALINGTYILPLCIFGGFAGAGCAVDRNIAKPTITLIDSLARISYAVLVFFVDMLVFGMVAVSSYWVIKFHEMLLTAVFADFAILLIVDLLIIALVIYPALLKIFCRDINPYRVLYASLAPMMAAFFSQDTHVALSVLLRHSNESLGVRRRISSVALPVFSIFGRAGSALVITVSFVVILKSYSINVFRIAFSDIFWLVGYASLFSCLLGRFSIGGTYIALTSLCMLYGRGFESGYLILRPAAFFISSIAAAINALTAITGTYITAYRFNMTGRKDLRFFI is encoded by the coding sequence ATGAAAATTTGGTTGAAATATTTTATCGGTATTGTGCTGGGGGTAACCTTTGCTCTTGTCGCCGGTGCCGAAAATACGCTATTTGTACAGGCTGTAGACTTTTTATCAAAAGCAGCGATACAGTTCGGAAGGTATGCCCTCTATCCGGCAGTTTTTTTCGGATTTACGCTCAGTATCTTTGAATTACGTGAAAATAGAAGTCTGCTCAAAGTTGCGATTATTACAAGCCTCATTATCTGCGGTACCGCATTATTATTGTCCTGTATCGGATTAATATCCGTACTTATTCATACACCCGCTCGTATACCTATTTTTGTAGAAGGCATATCCGATGTGCAAGTTCTTGGTGTGAAAGAATCGCTATTACAATTACTTCCTTCCAGCTCGTTCGAAGCACTGATAAATGGAACCTATATCCTACCGCTTTGCATTTTCGGCGGATTTGCAGGAGCCGGCTGCGCCGTTGATAGAAATATTGCGAAGCCGACCATCACGCTTATCGATTCCTTGGCGCGGATTTCTTATGCGGTACTGGTCTTTTTTGTGGATATGCTGGTATTCGGTATGGTAGCCGTTTCGTCCTACTGGGTAATTAAATTTCACGAAATGCTCTTGACTGCGGTTTTTGCCGATTTTGCAATTCTGCTTATTGTCGATCTATTGATTATCGCACTTGTTATTTATCCCGCATTATTGAAAATCTTTTGCCGCGATATCAATCCGTATCGCGTTCTCTATGCAAGCCTCGCACCCATGATGGCAGCTTTTTTTTCACAGGATACCCATGTCGCGCTCAGTGTATTGCTGCGTCACTCCAACGAAAGCCTCGGTGTACGCCGGCGCATTTCCTCCGTTGCCCTTCCTGTTTTCTCCATTTTCGGGAGAGCGGGTTCGGCTTTAGTCATTACCGTCAGTTTTGTTGTGATTTTAAAATCTTATTCGATTAATGTATTTAGGATAGCTTTTAGCGATATATTTTGGCTTGTGGGATATGCCTCTCTCTTTTCATGTTTGCTCGGACGGTTTTCTATCGGGGGAACATATATTGCGCTGACCTCCTTGTGTATGCTTTACGGACGAGGCTTTGAATCGGGGTATTTGATTTTACGTCCGGCTGCCTTTTTTATCAGCTCCATCGCGGCAGCAATTAACGCGTTAACTGCAATAACGGGAACCTATATAACAGCGTATCGATTCAACATGACCGGCAGAAAAGATTTACGATTCTTTATTTAA
- a CDS encoding DEAD/DEAH box helicase — MDIFNQYAPFIQDYIYRSGWQALRAVQNAAGDALFNTDNNVLLTASTASGKTEAAFFPILSLLYEEPATSVGVLYIAPLKALINDQFGRLNELCEEAGIAVTRWHGDAPQSQKRKLLRKPAGILQITPESLEALMITKQSEIPSLFHDLRFIVIDEVHSLLRVDRGGQTFCLIERLCRTAGCNPRRVGLSATLGNPEEAGAFLAAGSGRETVIPKCGGGKEVWRLSMEHFFNTEPQADEGRPITIEALTVEPAADTAPKAADPGMGYIFEHTRGKKCLVFTNSREECESVCQHLRQYCEVNHEPDRFLIHHGNLSASYRESAEEEMKDDDSLISVCATATLELGIDIGRLERAFQIDAPFTVSGFLQRMGRTGRRGTPSEMWFVMREDHPEARAMLPEMIPWYLIQGIALIQLYIEERFVEPPRTEKLPFSLLYHQTMSTLASSGEMTPAELASRVLTLSVFRRISQEDFRTLLRHLITIDHINRTENGGLIVGITGERVVNNYKFYAVFQENIEYTVRSGSEELGTIVKPPPAGEKIAIAGRVWAVDEVDHQRREVYCTLVKGNIPAYFGDVAGDIHTRILERMHTVLAERKSYPYLMRHAVCRLQEARNTFSKAGMDTHPLISLGGSMWALFPQLGSYAFLALERFLKLRCGARLGLKGLSPSRPYYLQFTMQVSAQEFYRIIAEEAAQNFDPLELVYEREVPIFDKYDEYVPSELVRRGFALGVLDIAGMKQRVLGWKENFRF; from the coding sequence ATGGACATTTTTAATCAATACGCCCCTTTTATACAGGATTATATTTACCGCTCCGGCTGGCAGGCGCTTCGCGCGGTGCAGAATGCGGCGGGCGACGCTCTTTTCAATACCGATAACAATGTGCTGCTGACGGCATCCACAGCCTCCGGCAAAACCGAAGCGGCGTTTTTTCCAATCTTGAGCCTCTTATACGAAGAGCCTGCTACCTCGGTGGGAGTGTTGTACATCGCTCCGCTCAAGGCGCTCATCAATGATCAGTTCGGGAGGTTGAACGAACTTTGCGAGGAAGCAGGAATCGCCGTAACGCGATGGCATGGTGATGCGCCGCAGAGTCAAAAGCGGAAGCTGCTCCGTAAACCGGCGGGGATTTTGCAGATCACCCCGGAATCCCTTGAAGCGCTGATGATCACCAAGCAGAGCGAAATACCCTCTTTGTTCCATGACCTACGCTTTATCGTCATTGATGAAGTCCACTCCCTGCTGCGTGTCGACCGCGGCGGGCAAACCTTTTGCCTGATCGAGCGGCTCTGCCGGACTGCGGGCTGCAATCCCCGGCGGGTTGGGCTTTCCGCCACACTCGGTAACCCTGAAGAAGCGGGAGCCTTTCTTGCTGCAGGCAGCGGGAGAGAAACAGTTATCCCCAAATGCGGCGGCGGCAAAGAAGTGTGGCGGCTTTCGATGGAACACTTCTTCAATACGGAGCCGCAAGCTGACGAAGGCAGGCCTATTACCATCGAAGCGCTTACGGTAGAACCCGCCGCAGACACTGCACCCAAGGCAGCCGATCCGGGGATGGGTTATATCTTTGAGCATACCCGCGGTAAAAAATGCCTCGTGTTTACCAATTCCCGCGAGGAGTGCGAATCCGTATGCCAGCACCTCCGGCAATACTGTGAAGTCAACCACGAACCCGACCGCTTTTTAATTCACCACGGCAACCTTTCCGCTTCGTACCGCGAAAGTGCGGAAGAAGAAATGAAGGATGACGACTCGCTCATCAGTGTGTGCGCTACCGCTACACTGGAGCTGGGGATTGATATCGGAAGGCTGGAGCGGGCATTCCAGATTGACGCCCCCTTTACCGTTTCCGGTTTTTTACAGCGTATGGGTCGTACCGGACGGCGCGGCACTCCTTCGGAAATGTGGTTTGTTATGCGGGAAGATCATCCCGAAGCGCGGGCAATGCTGCCGGAGATGATTCCGTGGTATCTCATTCAAGGGATTGCACTTATTCAGCTTTATATCGAAGAGCGCTTTGTGGAACCGCCGCGCACGGAAAAGCTGCCCTTCTCCCTGCTCTATCACCAGACCATGAGTACGCTTGCCTCCTCAGGTGAGATGACACCGGCGGAGCTTGCCTCCAGAGTACTGACCCTGTCGGTATTCCGCCGCATCAGTCAGGAGGACTTCCGCACCTTGCTCCGGCACCTTATCACTATTGATCATATCAACCGCACGGAAAACGGCGGGCTGATTGTCGGGATTACCGGGGAGCGGGTTGTCAACAATTATAAGTTTTACGCAGTGTTCCAAGAAAATATCGAATACACGGTGCGTTCCGGTTCCGAAGAGCTGGGAACAATCGTCAAGCCGCCGCCTGCGGGCGAGAAGATAGCCATTGCAGGCAGAGTGTGGGCAGTGGACGAGGTGGATCACCAGCGGCGCGAGGTATACTGTACGCTGGTAAAGGGGAATATCCCTGCGTATTTCGGTGATGTGGCAGGCGATATACATACCCGTATCTTGGAACGGATGCATACTGTCCTTGCCGAACGGAAAAGCTACCCGTACCTGATGCGCCATGCCGTGTGCCGATTGCAGGAAGCGCGGAATACGTTCAGCAAGGCAGGGATGGACACTCACCCGCTCATTTCCCTCGGAGGCTCTATGTGGGCGCTCTTTCCTCAGCTGGGCAGCTATGCCTTTCTCGCGTTGGAACGTTTTCTCAAACTCCGCTGCGGTGCACGGCTTGGGCTCAAAGGCTTGAGTCCGTCCAGACCGTACTACCTACAGTTTACCATGCAGGTAAGCGCACAAGAATTCTATCGCATTATTGCCGAAGAAGCCGCACAAAACTTTGACCCGCTCGAGCTTGTCTACGAAAGGGAAGTTCCCATCTTTGACAAATACGACGAGTATGTTCCCTCTGAGCTGGTACGCAGAGGATTTGCCTTAGGTGTACTGGATATCGCCGGCATGAAGCAGCGGGTGCTGGGATGGAAGGAAAACTTCCGTTTCTGA
- a CDS encoding TerB N-terminal domain-containing protein → MIDILKFAKDLESAPQQMIHKAGGFNGENGFTVILDNSNTEQAQYRDAPLFYGQTLAIKPPNDNTTAQQTTSFGNNPKPTQKTAPDRASNSATPKAKKYVPEQIRRMKNLYQYGNGSFKQICKNFYVQGKFMEDYEDNVPWKGEISTYYWSTYHNLSLAQLRGYFTWRTELRKGNYRKHCETFVSMYLYELLNGIGTKSVEDSLRKMEEFETGYIDSGFGDKYLRDMLHRWMLEFAVLKGLAPDITRKYADSDMLEKDAAVEILHYPEKFNAQEVFNALCVFGGKKTAESKLIQERGMEAITLFAAVWRLASVQYQEDGKQLFQLCFGCRRAQDWHPLEYTLYYDNSKKRKSVAYELNPSRSYLFKEGAWYVITYQSYYFNRKIIADFLHEIDRRLRLYLKTGHPLKERKEAAWAAPYIEAVIEADRKAKIEAARPKVSINFSGLDKIRKDALETQDNLLTEEETQCTPEAASKPSEVSVPFDGLLDGMQMQVLQMLLRGEPVQELIAAQHGMPSVIADAINEALFDYIGDTAVECDGETITLVEDYRDDIIGIFGEDIA, encoded by the coding sequence ATGATAGATATATTAAAATTTGCGAAAGACTTGGAATCGGCACCGCAGCAGATGATACACAAAGCGGGCGGCTTCAATGGAGAAAACGGCTTCACGGTGATTCTCGATAACAGCAATACGGAGCAGGCTCAGTATCGGGACGCGCCGCTTTTCTATGGTCAGACACTCGCGATAAAACCACCGAATGATAATACAACAGCACAACAAACCACATCATTCGGTAATAATCCCAAGCCAACGCAAAAAACAGCACCGGATAGAGCTTCAAACAGCGCAACACCAAAAGCGAAAAAGTATGTTCCGGAGCAAATTCGCAGAATGAAGAATCTCTATCAATATGGGAATGGTTCTTTTAAGCAGATATGCAAAAATTTCTATGTGCAGGGAAAATTCATGGAGGACTATGAAGATAATGTTCCTTGGAAAGGAGAAATCAGCACTTATTATTGGTCGACCTATCATAATTTATCTTTAGCTCAGCTGCGTGGGTATTTTACATGGCGGACTGAATTGCGGAAGGGAAACTATCGGAAGCACTGCGAAACGTTTGTATCGATGTATCTGTATGAGCTGCTCAATGGGATAGGAACGAAATCGGTGGAAGACAGTCTTAGGAAAATGGAAGAATTTGAAACAGGGTATATCGATTCAGGATTTGGCGACAAATATCTGCGAGATATGCTTCATCGCTGGATGCTGGAATTCGCTGTATTGAAGGGACTTGCCCCGGATATTACCCGTAAATATGCGGACAGCGACATGCTGGAAAAAGACGCCGCAGTTGAAATTCTTCACTATCCGGAAAAATTCAATGCTCAGGAAGTGTTTAATGCGCTCTGTGTGTTCGGTGGGAAGAAGACTGCCGAATCGAAGCTGATACAAGAGCGCGGGATGGAAGCTATCACCCTCTTTGCAGCCGTATGGCGGCTTGCTTCCGTTCAATATCAAGAAGATGGAAAACAACTTTTTCAACTTTGTTTTGGGTGCCGAAGAGCACAGGACTGGCACCCTCTTGAGTACACACTTTACTATGATAATAGTAAGAAAAGAAAATCCGTCGCATATGAGCTGAATCCTTCTCGATCATATCTCTTTAAAGAGGGAGCATGGTATGTGATAACGTATCAAAGCTACTATTTTAATAGAAAGATAATTGCTGACTTTTTACATGAAATAGACCGGAGACTGCGCTTATACCTGAAAACAGGCCATCCGCTAAAAGAGCGAAAAGAAGCGGCGTGGGCGGCACCTTATATAGAAGCGGTTATTGAGGCGGATCGGAAAGCAAAAATCGAAGCGGCGCGTCCTAAGGTCTCGATTAACTTTTCAGGCCTGGATAAAATCAGAAAGGATGCGCTTGAAACTCAAGACAACCTGTTAACCGAGGAAGAAACACAGTGTACGCCGGAGGCTGCATCAAAACCATCCGAAGTGTCCGTTCCATTCGATGGTTTGTTAGACGGTATGCAAATGCAGGTGTTGCAAATGCTGCTCCGCGGAGAGCCGGTGCAGGAATTGATTGCAGCACAGCATGGAATGCCGAGCGTTATCGCCGATGCTATCAACGAGGCTCTGTTCGATTATATCGGAGACACTGCGGTGGAATGTGACGGAGAAACGATTACCCTTGTGGAAGATTATCGTGATGATATTATCGGAATATTTGGAGAAGATATAGCATGA